aaatGAAAATTTTATTCTAGTAAATTAAAATCTTGTAAAAAGTACACCTTTATCGTTCATTTATTGCGAAATACATTTCATACACCCAAAATTGAAaggtgtattatttttattttctgttcatattaagatttttttccttcataaaaATTATAACTTGTATTCTTGTGAATGTGCTACTTGTAAAGTTTAGATTTTATTGCCATAAATTAACAACtctttattctcttaaaataacgtttttttcccccatgcaaTATTATAACTTTATTAACCAACAATAACTAACAACAATGTTCTATTCCTGTAAAGTAataacttcatccatccatccatccattttcaacaccgcttatcctggtttgggtcgcgggacgctggagcctatcccagctgacttcgggcgaaaggcggactaaaccctgaactggtcgccagtcagtcgcagggcacatatagacacggacaaccattaacactcacaatcacaccgtcactgagtgggaactgaacccacgctgcctgcaccaaagtcaggcgagtgtaccactacaccatcagtgacttaaagTAATAACTTTTTCCTGGTAATATTGCAatgttattcttgtaaaaatacaactttgttcctataaaataaaatcataagagttcatttaaatattattgttaATCTCTTAAAAATGACAACTATTTCTAATGAAATTGagtcataattttatttatacattattGCAAAACGGCGGCATGGTGGCATGCATGGgatgttaattgacaactctaaattgcccataggtgtgaatgtgagtgtgagtggttgtttgtttctatgtgccctgtgattggctggcaaccacttcagggcgtaccccgcttCTTTCCCGAatatggctgggataggcttcagcatacccccaaccccagtgaggataaacggtatggaaaatggatggattattccaaatatttattttcctattgttTTCCTAAAATTACTGTTTTATTAATTGTAACATAACTTTATTTAAGCTTTCACTCAAGTAAAAATGAAGGCATTTTTTTCTAGTAATGATGTGactttattatataatatttattctTAATTCTAGGAAATATTTCAGCTAAGACACCATATCATAACTGTTCGCCCTGGTAGCCAATCACGTGAGGTGTTGCCATGACGACGCTGGACGACAAGCTCCTCGGGGAGAAGCTGCAGTACTACTACAGCAGCAGCGAGGACGAAGGCAGCGATAACGAGGACGACGAGGGGGAGGCCAAAACCATAAGAGATGGCGCCGCCAATGAGCCTGAGCTTGACTACAGCGCTGACGGCAGCGCGGTCAACACTGGTAGCTCCTCCGAACACACTCCGATACCGTTAAACCCCACTATTCGCAAgagaccgagccctgccgctaATAGCAAAGATCTTCGAGTGATTGACAAACCCTCAAGGGTTTTGGAATtgtctatagatgccacaaggtggcggtAAAGCACTTAAACTAGACGATCATAAAGCACTAACGCCATACATCTCGCATGTACACAATTATAAACCGATGTTACATAAACGACTGTAATCAGTATTGCAattagatagctgggataggctccagcatgcccgcgacccaagtgaggataagcggcatggaaaatggatgggtaaaTATCAACGACTTCCTTTCCATAGAACTTGCTCCATAGGTACATTGGTAAAGGTAAAAGACGAATCAAcagtcttccatccatccattttctgagccgcttctcctcactagggtcgcgggcgtgctggagcctatcccagctgtcatcgggcaggaggcggggtacaccctgaactggttgccagccaatcgcagggcacataggaacaaacaaccattcacactcacagtcatgcctacgggcaatttagagtctccaattcatgcatgtttttgggatgtgggaggaaaccggagtacccggagaaaacccacgcaggcacggggagaacatgcaaactccacacaggcggggccggggattgaacccgggtcctcagaactgtgaggctgacgctctaaccagtccgccaccgtgccgcccgaatcaacagtctttttttctacaatcaatacaatacaatcaaaATGTAGCACAGCAGTAAAGGTACTTATTTCTCAGGAAATGAGTAGCTACTTCTCTGCTCTTCTCCGCTTTGTGAAGTAACGTCAGAGCCTgggttgggaaagttcattttctacgcgaactagttcagttcaatTCACCGTTCCACAAATGAGCTAGtttagttcataattcaaaatttttgaACTAAGTGCACCATTTCAAAAATGAACTatttcatagttcttttttgtttttgacggGCTATTCCCCTTAAGATACTGTCATTTAGTTttcccattcagtccacactagtagccggctgcagctttcaccctgcaatctcaaaaacatgataaaaatcttgcttgaatggtcttttttaaaattaggaattaaaacaaaaacatgtaaccCTGTGTGAgaggaacaatggtgaaaggactctggctgactatattaacaaaatattttatttgatctattcttatattacaaaacgaaattccatatcatgacagtgtgatcgtacggagttttaactaaagcattctgacacAAACAATAATTTTTCTAGTAAACCTCATCAATTTTTACAATCGTGCTGTATTACGAAAGAAtcaccaaagaacacattcactcccatttacgcagtatCCCTGAAGGCACCTTGCGTTCTCACGCGGCCGTAGCCGCACTGAATCAGTTGCCAATTACTGCATTGATCCGCCGACATGAAGGCCCGTATATAGTCTACTCAGACGGGTTTCTCCTGGAAGTCGCAAACAAAACCTGGCtgtcttgaatgaaaatgaacttttcatTTGCAAACCATTTTAGCGGCTTTGAAACAGTAACTTTTTAAAACCACGGTATACCTTGAAACAGGGAACCGGCCCATGCCTAGCTGGGAGTTCGCTGTACATATGAAAAGGTACACCGATGTAAAATCGCAGCGGTTATTGTGATCATCCAGGACCAAAAGGCGTGATCAATGACTGGAGGAAGTACAAGCAGCTGGAGGTGGAGCAGAAGCAGGAGCAGAAGAACGAGATGGAGCGCCTGATCAAGAAGCTGTCCATGACGTGCCGCTCTGACCTGGACCTGGAAAAAGACAAGGAGAAgcagaaggagctgcaggagaAAATCAAAGGCAAAGTAAGCCACGTAGCCGAGCAAAAAGTGCAGCGTCATTCTTCATACAATATGTCTCGCCCTTCTTCTTCTGCAGCAGCAGCATTTGTTTAGCCACTAAATGCAACTCTTTTACACAGAGGGCCAGATTCCAAACTatttcccttttttccccctgtaaaaaatttggacaaaatttgatccccccccccttaaaattatgctttttttttcctcctcttaaAAATAGCCTTTACAATGTAAGAAGCGGCAGTTATCTTCAAGCCCTTCTCTTAATTGCCCCTCAGTGCTTTGGAGGAGGATTTACAAGGACGGTGTACGTCTGTGTTTTGTAGTTTGAGCAAGTCCTGTAAACACGGCGTGTAGAACAACGCAGTCGTTCAAAACCGCAAAAGACGGGCCGCTCTTCCGCAATGCGGGAGATTTTGTGCAAAGAGCCCATTTTATTCCTGTAAATtaataacttctttttttcgTAATCAAGATTACATTTTGGATTTAAGACTTTTGTCCCTGTAAATGCtgacatttttctaaaaaaaacaaaaacaataaaacttcATGCTCTTAACATGGCATTTTGTTCtcataaattaacttttttttcatgttacaaATAAGGTGCAAAAGTAATTTTCCTTGAGAATAAAATCTtattaacagaaaaatatttaattgagAAGAATAAAATGGCCattttaggagaataaagttatttatGAAAAGAGGCATAATTTTCATGATAattgtgacagaaaaaaagttaagtTCTCATAAATCCAGAAAGAAAAATGTGCTTCCCCCCCAGCCCCCTCCCCCTATTAatgtgcaacttttttttcctctgaaaaTTATTCCTAAAatgttgcaaacattttttatccacattttatttttcatgtacaTTTCCTGCGCGCAGATGACCATGCAGGAGTACAACATCCTCCAGCAGGAAGAGGACGACGAAGACTTCCTGCAGCACTACCGCACACAGCGCATGGAGGAGATGCGGCGGCAGCTGTGTCGCGGCAAGCGCTTCGAGCGCGTCCAAGAGCTGGCTGGCGGCGAGGACTTCCTGGAGGCGCTGGACGAGGAGGACAAGAACACGCCGGTCGTGATCCACATCTACGAGCCCGACGTGGTGGGCTGCGAGGCCATGAGCGGCAGCCTGGCGTGCCTGGCGCACGAGTACCCGCTGGTCAAGTTCTGCAGCGTGCGCAGCTCGGCCGTCGGCACCAGCGCGCTCTTCCGGGACAGCGCTCTGCCCGCCCTACTCGTCTACAAAGGCGGAGATCTCATCGGCAACTTTGTGCGGCTCACCGACCAGTTGGGCGAGGACTTCTTCGCCGTGGACGTGGAGGCCCTGCTGCAGGAGTATGGCATGCTGCCCGAGAAGGTCCTCGCGGTCACCAAGACCGTCCGCAACGGCGCCATCATTCAGAGCAATCTcagcgacgacgacgactcTGACCTCGACATAGACTAGAGCGCTATCTGGCTTATATTCTGCATGGACTCTTTCcatgtcttttttcccccccacactttttttttcttgtaaatatacaatttttttccccccataaatgtacaacttttttcctcCTAAAATCACTGTTATAAATAACTTCATAATAACTTTTTCaatattaagactttttttcataaatacCAAACTTTACCTTTATAAAtctacaaaatacattttattctgaATAAAGTAGGACTTTTTCTCATAAATGCCAATTTCATACACATaaaattattactatttttcctcattttttatacattaataACGATTCTGATACTATCGAGACTTgataattacttttttccaCTTAAATTTCCAATTTGAAATGGCAACGTTATTTTCATAAATTAATaccttttttaatataattttgtcCTCATTTGTACCAACTTTCCCCCCTCATAAATTCACAATGTCATGCAtggtaaatacaaatttaaaactactgaaataaaaaaaaattctcgtaCGTGAATAACTTTTTTCTGTTGATagtacctttttatttttattgagaaATGTGACAATTTCCTTACTTTTTCTCTtggaaaaattaaaatattcaacTTTATTCTGATAAACTtaaaattttctcaaaaattacATAGTTTTCacgcaaatatatatttttttaacctcatcaaaatgtgaaactttattCTGTTAAATTATAATAACCATTTTCTTTTAGTCATTATTTGGGAaatatttttccccctcaaacaTTTGCAACTATTCTCCTAAAAATACATGGGTTAAAGCAATATCAGCGACGACGACTGACCAGCTAATATCCAGGTGACCTGTTGACATTATGCATGGACCCTTAACATTTTCCTTTCTACTCACCAGCAGCAATGactaaaccacaaaaacatctaCACTGAAAAATCATCATCAATCTATGTTTAAAGGGCCCACATGATGAAAACAGTTCCCAGCTGTCTTAACATGTTAGTGACGTTCTTCAATTAAAAATTCCCCAAGGATCGGCAATAACAGTACACTTAACATCCACTTGTCACACTGTGGTTCAAATCAGtcttggtttttgttgttgtttgtttgtttggcggGGGTCTCAGTTctgctttcgttaccatgacaatCAGGGACAGAGCTAAGGCATGTAACGAAGCGATCGAACACTTGGTGTTGGCAATTTAGTAACTTTGTACCTAAATAAACTTATCTGAGACCTCTAGTGACTATAGAAAATAGAGACTGTGTGTCCAAACTATCAAAAACTCAATTTTCCGTAACACAAAgtgtttgtgtgatttttttttttttttttttttttgcaagtctatttatttatttgtgttttaaaaaaatcactttccTGCTTTTGCTAGCATCCTAATATTAAATGGCTTTCTCAAATAGCGAGCCTTCAACCCACATGGACctcaattagatttttttctaacttttgtATGTATTGCAATGTTTCAATTATTGTTgggggggtggaaaaaaaacaaaaaaaaagcaaataatgttgaCTCCCATGctgcttgtatttttattgaccGGGCCTGTCCAATttggtaaaaaatattttgtttgattgtttttatataaaacaTTCTTTTAGCAGGCATGTTTGGAGGGGACCTACAAACTAGAATTCATacaaaaaatctaaaatcttATGGTAAGGAATTCTAAGCTTTTTAGCAACACAAAACTATGTTGTTTTGctgttatattttattcatatgaAACATTTTTGAGCAGGTTGGTTAAAGTCTTGGTCAGGGACTTTAACCAACCTGCTCAAAAAtgtttcatatattttattcatatgaAACAGTTTTGAGCAGGTtggttaaagtccctgtaaaataAGAATTAATCTAAGCCTGTTCTATATTATACATATCTGTTATATAGCTgttatattttatacatataatttTTCAGCAGGCATATTTAGAGGGAGGTGAGAAACTACAATTCTTACCCCAAAGAGTTAGAGTTAGAAATTAATAGAGACAAGAAGTAGCATAGGAATTAATTGTAAGATTTTTATCTGAATTACCtgcatataaaacatttttgggcagGCGTGTTTTGAGGAGGcctaaaaaatattatttattatatattttaaatacatatacagtataatgaaatcaaaacatttttaaaagtaaattggGAATTAAACGTATTTTTCTTATTAGTAATACGAATATTTTTGCGCAGGGATGTTTAAAGAGGGCCTAAAAACGGATTCCTATTTACTAAACGATAAAGACTTTTCTtactatatgtatttatataaaacATCTTTGATCTGGAATTTTTAGACGGGGCCTAATAACTATAATTCTTgcgtaacacaaaaaaaatattttagcgcAAGTAAGGAACTCATATTTGGATTCTAATTTCTTTcatgtaaaacattttgcagCAGGCACATTTAGAGGGCGCCTAAAATCTTTCACTTTATTGAGGCAGCCAATAGCTATTGTCCTTATTGGGTCGTTAATGTTACGTCTTCCATAACAGCCAATAGTAACGCTGCTTACTTGGGGCGTCGGCCAACACACGCCAGGTAAAATGGCGTTCtaacacaaacattttgtttagcATTTCTTCCACAAGGCCCGACAGAATGGCTCCGAAGCGGTCAAGAAACTCAGTCAAAGTCCGACACCAAGAAGAGTTGAGCAGGGAATTACGAAAACGCAAAATTACTCTCTTCATTCAGCAAGTTGAGAAAGAAGGTTATACGACGTGAACTCCGTTCCTTTTTACTCGTTCAGTCGTTGTCCATGTCTCAATGCCTTATTCAACTTTGACACGCAGCACAAGAGAGAATGTACGAACTGGAGAGCAGACTGGACAACTTGTTGGCAAATATCGACAGAGTGTTCAGCGTGGAGCTGATGAAGTTTCCGCCCTCAATTCGAAAGATGCGCGTTGGGGATTCTTTGACTGGTGAGTCGGATTTCCCCCTCTTTTTACTGTATAATGTACGTTAGTTGAAACATCGAGCAGGTTGGCCCGTTGCTGCGATGCGTCAGCGCtaccgccatattggatgtggcaagCTCTTTatagttcaggggccacatacaACCTAATTTAATGTCAAAGGGGGCGGACCACTAAAATTGTACCgtatgtaatataataatgacagcacgttttcccctttgttttaataCAAAACACATACTTTGTACGTGGGGGTTGGACTACTCAAGCACTGGGTAACAAGTGGTAACTTCTGGGTCATTTTTTCAGTTAGCGCATgaatggtataaaaaaaaaagtgaatctcTAGATATGGCCCAACAATATCGCTTTCACTAAAACAATAGATGAAATCAAAATcactataaaataacaaatggaGGCAAATTCAGCAGCCAGAAATTGTTTTAAACGAACTATTTGTTTACACTGGTGAAACTGCACAAAAGGCTGACTTGGCAGAGATGCtatgacagctttttttttcttttctccgtAGTGTGTAAGCCTGTCAACATTGCTACGACATTGTTAAAAGTAGCTAGTAGAGTGTAGCACAATGTCACTGAGGAAGAATAGCGGTCCTTCCACAGCCTGATGAATCTACttgtgacccaaatgaggagaagctgtaaagaaaacagatggatgaatgattaTAAATCCCctgccaaatatatatattttttaacttagcatccattatttgctgaaataCTCACACCCCTTTGCAGTATGTGCTCTTTCTATAATGCTGtaaagatggtgccaaagccatGCCTAAACAAGTATTGGtcccaaggaagtatgttgaagtgatctCGACAGAGACAAGCTCAATGTTTGTCTCAAAGGAAAAGTTCAACCTGTCTTGTTAGTGGAGACGCTCCACAGCGCTTGCATGTACATGGACACTTTAGagcaaacatttttaggggATGTATCTCTTACACTTGTTTTTTCTCTATTGGCGGTAGGTCTCGCAAATGGTGGCGGATTAGTGTAGCTACGTTGGGTAAATTTAGTTCAAAAGGAAAGTCTTGTTTGTTTGGAGGCTGGGTTCACCACAAGATTTCACAGTATGTTGAACATGCGTACGTGGCTATAGTATTGGCATAAAGTCAGCATATTGTAATGGTAAAATGATGTCACAGTCCAAGCAGCTTCACCGATCGCTGCACTTGGCCGAATCCAATATGGCGGCAACATCGACATACGATTCGGCACTCGAGGCGGCATCTTTATGTATTATACGTCTATGAGTAGCCTACACAAGGCTGTCGTTATGCTCTTTTTGTTCCCTTTTGGCAGAAGAAATGTCAGCCAGCGAGGTGTCATTAGCCGTGTGGGTGAGCTGCTGTGTGACTCGGCTGCCGTTTCGTCGAGCGGTGAGTAAAAGTAATGACGGCTCGCTAATGTGCTGTGATTGCAGGAGCAGGAGTCTCCCGAGATGAAGTGGCGGACCCTCGAGAGGGTGCCCAGCAGAAGAGGTGATCAGAAACAATTATTACCTTTTTaaatgataacaactgccaataatacaaatactgattaggaaaaaaaaaacatataaatgGAATTCAGTggctttaccattattgatcaaattctaTGAAAATGACATGTACatacactgttttttttctctgactaTAATCTCAGAGAATATATAAGTAGTATTACCTTGAGATATgaaatatgtttacattttaaagtaaagcattttcaaaatgttttcaggATTTTTGTTCTatacaaaacgttttttttttttttatttacatttttttaggaACGAGATGGAAATTGCAATTTCGTACAATAGTTGAGACTCATGCATACTGTACAACTTcgtgaatatatttttaattctttcaattattatttttttgacttttGAAGGAAAATCAGTTGATCCCGTCTTGGTTCAACCCTATTCGACTGGAAAGAACTCTCGCAAGATAACAGCCAAGGTACAGAAGCTCTTTCCACCTGCTGAAGAGTAGCACCGTGACGTCGATTGCGCCTTTTtgtgtcgttgttgttgtttcagggGGACAAAGGAGCAAACAAAAGCCGGCCTTCAACCGGCAGCATCAGCGCGGGAAATCTGGGGTACGTCTCGCGGCCTGTCCACGCGTCACGTGCGTTTTAAGTCTTTCGCCTTTCCGCAGGGCTTTGGCGAGCGCCTCGAAAGGACGCCGCTGGACGAAGCCCTGCGACGAGGCCGTGCCGTCCAAACGGAAACTCAGGTATTCGTGTGGTTTGTTTTACAGCTGGGGAATTCATGGATTTTATCCGTTAACGTTGATTGACGTTTCAGGGATTTATTCACATTAGAGACTTTTTGACCGGAGGTATGTGCTCCCAAGCTGCAAATAATTTGCAGAGGTCGTCTTGCTTCACCTGCGCAAGTCCCTGTCAGAGTTAGAAAGGGTGCAGCATTACTCTTGGACAACAGACACATGGACGAGCTGAGCCAAATCATGttaaattgttttccaaaaaggGAGCACCTACTGGTACTTTTCacatcagttaaaaaaaaatg
The sequence above is a segment of the Phyllopteryx taeniolatus isolate TA_2022b chromosome 15, UOR_Ptae_1.2, whole genome shotgun sequence genome. Coding sequences within it:
- the cdca9 gene encoding borealin-2 isoform X2, which gives rise to MAPKRSRNSVKVRHQEELSRELRKRKITLFIQQVEKEAQERMYELESRLDNLLANIDRVFSVELMKFPPSIRKMRVGDSLTEMSASEVSLAVWEQESPEMKWRTLERVPSRRGKSVDPVLVQPYSTGKNSRKITAKGDKGANKSRPSTGSISAGNLGALASASKGRRWTKPCDEAVPSKRKLRSVFSTGDLDCSVAGSSAHITVTTGRGQTMCFSEETKDKIDYNLLDDVALGQVQKLSKLIEYVSGRGRWQK
- the cdca9 gene encoding borealin-2 isoform X3, with the protein product MYELESRLDNLLANIDRVFSVELMKFPPSIRKMRVGDSLTEMSASEVSLAVWEQESPEMKWRTLERVPSRRGKSVDPVLVQPYSTGKNSRKITAKGDKGANKSRPSTGSISAGNLGALASASKGRRWTKPCDEAVPSKRKLRSVFSTGDLDCSVAGSSAHITVTTGRGQTMCFSEETKDKIDYNLLDDVALGQVQKLSKLIEYVSGRGRWQK
- the cdca9 gene encoding borealin-2 isoform X1, yielding MAPKRSRNSVKVRHQEELSRELRKRKITLFIQQVEKEAQERMYELESRLDNLLANIDRVFSVELMKFPPSIRKMRVGDSLTEEMSASEVSLAVWEQESPEMKWRTLERVPSRRGKSVDPVLVQPYSTGKNSRKITAKGDKGANKSRPSTGSISAGNLGALASASKGRRWTKPCDEAVPSKRKLRSVFSTGDLDCSVAGSSAHITVTTGRGQTMCFSEETKDKIDYNLLDDVALGQVQKLSKLIEYVSGRGRWQK